One segment of Dolichospermum sp. DET69 DNA contains the following:
- a CDS encoding reverse transcriptase N-terminal domain-containing protein: protein MIGHRENSSESWKTLPWKKFRRDLFRLQKRVYKAVQVGDKRKAKSLQKLILKSTAARLLAIRQVSQLNAGKKTAGIDGKKSLNFKERFELNELLKASVNNWKHQGLREIPIPKKDGTTRILKIPTIADRAYQCLIKYALEPAHEATFHAHSYGFRTGRSAHDAQKILFRNLCSNANGIDKRVIELDIEKCFDRINHTAIMDRLIAPYSIRQGIFRCLKAGVNPKFPEQGTPQGGVVSPLLANIALNGIESIHRYQNHGFRITDKTPKENIVEPTIRYADDMVIILRPQDDATEILDKISQFLAERGMKVSEKKTKLTAATDGFDFLGWHFKVQKNGKFRSVPSVDNFKAFRKKVKYIVNNSNYGSTTKAEKLAPVVRGWRNYHRFCKMDGSRNSLFHIQNRAFRVFNKETKQNRYTSKQLLDKAFPAVPFSENKHINVKGEKSPYDGDLSYWSERNSKLYDNHTSKALKRQNHKCGYCGLKMLSDEKVHLHHVDGNHKNGKTKNLLAIHESCHDYIHMSKSES, encoded by the coding sequence ATGATTGGACACAGAGAAAACTCTAGTGAATCTTGGAAAACGTTGCCCTGGAAGAAATTCCGTCGTGACTTATTCCGCCTACAAAAGCGCGTGTACAAAGCGGTTCAAGTTGGAGACAAGCGCAAAGCTAAGTCCCTACAAAAGCTGATTCTGAAATCTACCGCAGCAAGATTACTGGCTATCCGTCAAGTATCACAGCTAAATGCCGGGAAAAAGACAGCAGGAATTGACGGCAAAAAGTCCCTTAACTTTAAGGAACGCTTTGAGCTTAATGAACTGTTGAAGGCATCCGTTAACAACTGGAAACACCAGGGGTTAAGAGAAATACCCATCCCCAAAAAGGATGGTACTACTAGGATTCTGAAAATCCCTACTATTGCTGATAGGGCTTACCAATGCCTTATCAAATACGCATTAGAACCAGCGCACGAAGCAACTTTCCACGCGCACAGCTACGGGTTTCGGACGGGACGCTCGGCACATGATGCACAGAAAATCTTGTTTCGTAACCTATGCTCAAACGCCAACGGAATAGATAAACGAGTTATAGAACTCGATATTGAAAAATGCTTTGACAGGATAAACCACACCGCCATAATGGATAGACTCATCGCTCCTTATAGCATAAGACAAGGTATTTTCCGATGTCTCAAAGCCGGAGTCAATCCAAAGTTCCCCGAACAAGGAACACCTCAAGGGGGCGTGGTAAGTCCACTTTTAGCTAACATCGCCTTAAATGGGATTGAAAGTATTCACAGATACCAGAATCATGGGTTCAGAATTACGGACAAAACCCCAAAGGAAAATATTGTTGAACCAACAATCCGTTATGCGGATGACATGGTAATAATACTCCGACCCCAAGACGATGCCACAGAAATACTCGACAAAATTAGTCAGTTCCTAGCAGAGCGGGGAATGAAAGTCAGTGAGAAAAAGACAAAGTTAACCGCCGCGACAGATGGGTTTGATTTCCTGGGCTGGCATTTTAAAGTCCAGAAAAACGGAAAGTTCAGAAGCGTCCCATCAGTGGACAATTTTAAAGCTTTTCGCAAGAAAGTAAAATACATCGTCAACAACTCGAATTATGGTTCTACCACAAAGGCTGAAAAATTAGCCCCCGTAGTTAGAGGCTGGAGGAATTACCACCGCTTCTGCAAGATGGACGGGTCAAGAAACTCGTTATTTCACATCCAAAACAGAGCATTTAGGGTATTCAACAAGGAAACTAAACAGAATCGCTATACCAGTAAGCAATTACTAGATAAGGCTTTTCCAGCAGTCCCTTTCTCCGAAAATAAACATATCAATGTCAAAGGTGAGAAATCACCCTACGACGGAGATTTGAGTTATTGGAGCGAGCGTAACAGCAAGCTCTATGACAACCATACCTCTAAAGCCCTCAAACGGCAAAACCATAAATGTGGTTATTGTGGGCTAAAAATGCTCAGTGACGAGAAGGTACATTTACATCATGTTGATGGAAACCATAAGAATGGTAAAACTAAAAACCTTCTAGCAATTCATGAAAGCTGCCACGACTATATTCACATGAGCAAAAGCGAAAGTTAA
- a CDS encoding M10 family metallopeptidase C-terminal domain-containing protein: MDDNIFEGTETAILTLTTGTGYALDVTNSATVNIADNDLPSISLAVSPASVTEDGLSNLVYTFTRTGPTANALTVNYGVGGTATFNTDYTQTGATSFTATTGIITFVAGSSTATLTVDPTADTTVETDETVVLTLATATGYTVNTTTAVTGTITNDDSSALPVITVAATANAAETATGVTPNPGVFTLTRLGGNINQPLTVTYSLTGTATNGADYTTVANNVIFAAGSNTATVTLTPIDDTIFEGTETSILTLVKGTAYILGTTANATVSIADNDLQPTANLSATQTIVEGNTNPQNVAYTVTLSNTSTKAITVNYATADGTAKAGLDYTGTTGSLTFNPGVKTQVINIPILNDALNEANETFNLNLTSATNATLGTTKTVATTITDTLRAAITTILPDGVENLTLTGTSAINGTGNAGDNVFTGNSGNNTLTGLDGNDTYVFSVIGALGTDTIVETATGGIDTIDLTGTTAAVNVNLAVTTSQTVNSNLKLILSGNNVIENVTGGAGNDRLTGNALDNLLVGGAGNDKLQGLAGNDSLWGGLGDDILAGGVGNDQYLFQNNGVFSTALGVDYIPQFDAGQDKIVLSLSTFNAITNTVGQALSDFAVVTDDELVNASNARIVYSQSTGSLFYNQDGNVLGAGKVFEFAQLGNLDITLSGSDFSLIA; the protein is encoded by the coding sequence ATAGATGACAACATCTTTGAAGGCACAGAAACCGCTATCCTCACCCTAACAACAGGTACAGGCTATGCTCTGGATGTCACCAACAGCGCCACTGTCAATATTGCTGATAATGATTTACCCAGTATTAGCCTAGCTGTATCTCCTGCCAGCGTTACCGAAGATGGACTAAGCAATCTGGTTTACACTTTCACCAGAACTGGACCCACAGCTAATGCCCTCACTGTCAACTATGGTGTTGGGGGAACTGCCACTTTCAACACAGACTATACTCAAACAGGTGCAACTAGCTTTACTGCAACTACTGGAATCATTACCTTTGTAGCGGGAAGCAGTACGGCAACTTTAACTGTTGACCCCACAGCCGATACCACCGTTGAAACTGATGAAACCGTTGTCCTCACTCTAGCAACTGCTACAGGTTACACTGTTAATACAACAACAGCAGTGACAGGAACTATTACCAATGATGACTCCTCTGCACTGCCTGTGATTACGGTTGCTGCTACTGCTAATGCTGCGGAAACTGCAACAGGTGTTACTCCTAATCCTGGTGTTTTCACTCTGACAAGGTTGGGAGGAAATATCAACCAACCCCTGACAGTCACCTATAGCCTCACCGGGACAGCTACTAACGGCGCAGACTATACCACTGTAGCAAATAATGTTATCTTTGCTGCCGGCAGTAACACAGCGACGGTAACATTAACACCTATTGATGACACCATTTTTGAAGGAACTGAGACTTCTATCCTTACCTTAGTCAAAGGTACTGCATACATCCTTGGTACAACTGCTAATGCAACGGTCAGCATTGCGGATAATGACCTGCAACCTACAGCTAACCTCAGTGCGACCCAAACCATTGTTGAAGGTAACACCAATCCTCAAAATGTCGCTTATACGGTGACTCTTTCCAATACCAGCACTAAAGCTATTACCGTCAACTATGCTACTGCTGATGGTACGGCTAAGGCTGGTCTAGACTATACTGGTACCACAGGTAGTTTAACTTTCAATCCAGGGGTAAAAACTCAAGTCATCAATATTCCCATTCTCAATGATGCACTCAATGAGGCTAATGAAACCTTTAACCTCAACCTGACTTCTGCTACTAATGCTACTCTTGGCACTACCAAAACAGTGGCGACGACTATAACTGATACTCTGAGGGCTGCTATTACAACTATCTTGCCAGATGGTGTGGAAAATCTGACTCTCACGGGAACATCTGCTATCAACGGAACTGGTAATGCAGGGGATAACGTTTTCACAGGCAATAGTGGCAATAACACTCTTACAGGTCTTGATGGTAATGACACTTATGTTTTCTCGGTGATAGGTGCATTAGGAACGGATACGATTGTAGAAACGGCAACGGGAGGTATTGATACTATTGACTTGACGGGAACGACTGCTGCGGTAAATGTGAATTTGGCTGTTACGACTTCGCAAACAGTCAATAGTAATCTGAAGCTCATTCTTTCTGGTAACAACGTCATTGAAAATGTGACAGGTGGTGCAGGAAATGACCGTTTAACGGGTAATGCTCTCGATAACTTGCTGGTTGGTGGTGCAGGTAATGACAAACTGCAAGGATTAGCAGGAAATGATTCTCTTTGGGGAGGATTAGGTGATGATATTCTGGCTGGAGGAGTTGGAAATGATCAATATCTATTCCAAAATAATGGAGTATTTAGCACTGCTTTAGGTGTTGACTATATTCCCCAATTTGATGCCGGACAGGACAAAATTGTTTTAAGTCTTAGCACTTTCAATGCCATTACTAATACTGTTGGACAGGCTTTAAGTGATTTTGCAGTTGTCACTGATGATGAATTGGTGAATGCTAGTAATGCAAGGATTGTTTATAGTCAAAGCACTGGCAGTTTATTCTATAACCAGGATGGTAATGTTCTGGGTGCAGGAAAAGTGTTTGAGTTTGCCCAATTAGGTAATCTTGATATTACTTTAAGTGGTAGTGATTTTAGTTTGATTGCCTAG
- a CDS encoding SBBP repeat-containing protein, whose product MATLSWKNAANGNWNLAANWTPGTIPSSADIAQITIAGTYTVLLNNARTLTGLTLGATSGIQTLDINGNILTLKGASTVSNNGVLNLASGTLTGAGALTISNLLWNGGTLSGTGKKTVSGTLNLSGDQSLDGTTLETTGATFWTGNGQLYAANAATWNNTSTGTIDLQGDADFVHWYGAQSTFNNAGTLTKSNGTTTDESYISGIFNNTGTVQVKKGTLRLSGGGTNTGSFSIDNGATLKLSSDYNFNAGNSVTGAGNFNIESGITTVDTTSTWLAPVNLVGGTLTGAGALTISNLLWNGGTLSGTGKKTVSGKLNLSGDQYLDGTTLETTGATFWTGNGQLYAANAATWNNTSTGTIDLQGDADFVHWYGAQSTFNNAGTLTKSNGTTTDESYISGIFNNTGTVQVKKGTLKLSGGGTNTGSFSIDNGATLKLSSDYNFNAGNSVTGAGNFNIESGITTVDTTSTWLAPVNLIGGTLTGAGALTISNLLNWNGGTLSGTGKKTVSGKLNLSGNQYLDGTTLETTGAIVWTGNDTLYAANAATWNNTSTGTIDLQSDADFYYWYGAQPTFNNAGTLTKSNGTTTDESYISGIFNNTGTVQVKKGTLRLSGGGTNTGSFSIDNGATLKLSSDYNFNAGNSVTGAGKFNIESGITTVNTASTWLAPVNLVGGNLTGAGALTVSNLLNWNGGTLSGTGKKTVSGTLNLSGSQTLDGTTLETTGATVWTGNGTLSAINAATWNNTSTGTIDLQGDADFYYWYDGQPTFNNAGTLTKSNGTTTDNSYIDAIFNNTGTVQVNKGRLRFTGGYTQTAGTTNISGGSLAFENSPLNLQGGTLNGTGTITGSVSNSGGQINPGNNLGILNITGDYSQTAAGTLNLELGSATSFDKFNITGAADLGGILKLNLTSGYTPTIGTKFAVLTYSSATTKTFNTIQGIDISSSLAFAPTSTGNNLTLEVVDQVKDLGAINFYNPQSVTDFVGDTDLSDFYRFNVTTAGNVQVKLTNLTTNADVWLVDGLGRTIAKGTKTGTADELFNWAVDTGTYYVKVFRPAAGNNTNYTLQVATSTASWPVQFGTTADDWSYNNISTDSSGSVYESGHTTGSFPGNTNQGGNDVYITKYNADGSQAWIKQFGTSANDYTGGNVGNDSAGNVYTTGNTEGSFAGSILQGTSDAFITKYDTNGTQVWVKQFGTAAQDYASGMSVDSSGNSYISGQTWGTFAGNITQGAYDAFIAKYDTNGTQTWVKQFGTSADEFATGITLDSSNNIYVTGYTKGSFAGSTNKGGNDAFVSKYDANGNLAWVKQLGTTGDDYGSNLTTDSTGNVYIAGVTYGALSGNTNKGNSDGFLAKYTATGTLAWVKQLGTTGDDYIGTVKTDSAGNIYVVGTTNSTFSGNTNQGEYDGFLAKYNTSGTLVWIKQFGTNSYDDCSGLNIDNTGNIYVSGQTNGSLPGKTNQGGYDNYIALFDTNGNQLSIPAIPAVITVAATDADAGETATGVTPNPGTFTLTRTNDLTKAITVNYTLSGSATNGTDYSNLTGTVSFAAGASTAIVTVTPTDDNIFEVTETAVLTLTSGTGYILGTTSSATVNITDNDPQPTISINDVAVIEGNSGTTNATFTVTLSNPSSQPITVNYATADGTATIADLDYNAANATISFAPGEISKTVTIAVVGDTKSENPEAFTVNLSNVTNATITKATGVGTITNDDLPIITVAATDSDAGETATGITSNPGAFTVTRNGDLTQAITVNYTLSGSATNGTDYNSLPGTINFAAGDSTAIVTVTPTDDNIFEGTETAILTLTTGTGYALDVTNSATVNIADNDVPSISLAVSPASVTEDGLSNLVYTFTRTGTTANALTVNYGVAGSAIFNTDYTQTGADSFAATTGTITFASGSSTATLTVDPTADTTFETDETVVITVATSTDYTIDTTTAVTGTIINDDLPVISIATTDSDAGETATGVTPNPGIFTLVESKAGIIPRSSLLNLGVRLSPHPASDVLNFRFCSCEYSRGSFHELLEGF is encoded by the coding sequence ATGGCTACTCTTTCATGGAAAAACGCTGCTAACGGTAACTGGAATCTGGCAGCTAACTGGACTCCCGGTACTATACCAAGTTCGGCAGATATTGCCCAAATTACCATCGCTGGAACTTACACCGTTCTCTTAAATAACGCCAGAACTCTAACTGGTTTGACTCTTGGTGCTACTAGTGGCATTCAAACTTTAGATATAAATGGCAATATCTTAACCCTCAAGGGTGCAAGTACAGTTAGTAACAATGGTGTTTTAAATTTAGCCAGCGGAACCCTAACGGGAGCAGGTGCTTTAACAATTTCTAACCTACTCTGGAATGGTGGTACATTAAGCGGTACGGGTAAAAAGACTGTCAGTGGAACATTAAACCTGAGTGGTGATCAAAGTTTAGATGGAACAACATTAGAAACCACAGGTGCAACTTTTTGGACAGGTAATGGTCAGTTATATGCTGCCAACGCTGCAACTTGGAACAATACCAGCACTGGCACTATTGACTTACAAGGTGATGCCGATTTTGTCCATTGGTATGGCGCTCAATCCACTTTCAATAATGCTGGGACTCTGACCAAATCCAACGGTACCACCACAGATGAATCCTACATTAGTGGCATCTTCAACAACACAGGCACAGTCCAAGTCAAGAAAGGGACGTTAAGGCTGAGTGGGGGAGGGACTAATACTGGTAGTTTCAGTATTGATAATGGAGCAACTTTAAAGCTGTCTTCTGACTACAACTTCAATGCAGGTAATAGTGTTACTGGTGCAGGTAACTTTAACATTGAAAGTGGAATAACTACAGTTGATACCACTTCTACTTGGTTAGCCCCTGTCAACTTGGTGGGAGGAACCTTAACGGGAGCAGGTGCTTTAACAATTTCTAACCTACTCTGGAATGGTGGTACATTAAGCGGTACGGGTAAAAAGACTGTCAGTGGAAAATTAAATCTGAGTGGTGATCAATACTTAGATGGAACAACATTAGAAACCACAGGTGCAACTTTTTGGACAGGTAATGGTCAGTTATATGCTGCCAACGCTGCAACTTGGAACAATACCAGCACTGGAACTATTGACTTACAAGGTGATGCCGATTTTGTCCATTGGTATGGCGCTCAATCCACTTTCAATAATGCTGGGACTCTGACCAAATCCAACGGTACCACCACAGATGAATCCTACATTAGTGGCATCTTCAACAACACAGGCACAGTCCAAGTCAAGAAAGGGACGTTAAAGCTGAGTGGGGGAGGGACTAATACTGGTAGTTTCAGTATTGATAATGGAGCAACTTTAAAGCTGTCTTCTGACTACAACTTCAATGCAGGTAATAGTGTTACTGGTGCAGGTAACTTTAACATTGAAAGTGGAATAACTACAGTTGATACCACTTCTACTTGGTTAGCCCCTGTCAACTTGATTGGTGGAACCCTAACGGGAGCAGGTGCTTTAACAATTTCCAACCTACTCAACTGGAATGGTGGCACATTAAGCGGTACGGGTAAAAAGACAGTCAGTGGTAAATTAAACCTGAGTGGTAATCAATACTTAGATGGAACAACCTTAGAAACCACAGGTGCAATTGTTTGGACGGGTAATGATACGTTATATGCTGCCAACGCTGCAACCTGGAACAATACCAGCACTGGCACTATTGACTTACAAAGTGATGCCGATTTTTATTATTGGTATGGCGCTCAACCCACCTTTAATAATGCTGGGACTCTGACCAAATCCAACGGTACAACCACAGATGAATCCTACATTAGTGGCATATTCAACAACACAGGCACAGTCCAAGTCAAGAAAGGGACGTTAAGGCTGAGTGGGGGAGGGACTAATACTGGTAGTTTCAGTATTGATAATGGAGCAACTTTAAAGCTGTCTTCTGACTACAACTTCAATGCAGGTAATAGTGTTACTGGTGCAGGTAAATTTAACATTGAAAGTGGAATAACCACAGTTAATACCGCTTCTACTTGGTTAGCCCCTGTCAACTTGGTGGGAGGAAATCTCACGGGAGCAGGTGCTTTGACAGTTTCCAACCTACTCAACTGGAATGGTGGCACATTAAGCGGTACGGGTAAAAAGACAGTCAGTGGAACATTAAACCTGAGTGGTTCTCAAACTTTAGATGGAACAACATTAGAAACCACAGGTGCAACTGTTTGGACAGGTAATGGTACGTTATCTGCTATCAACGCTGCAACTTGGAACAATACCAGCACTGGAACTATTGACTTACAAGGTGATGCAGATTTTTATTATTGGTATGACGGTCAACCCACTTTCAATAATGCTGGGACTCTGACCAAATCCAACGGTACAACCACAGATAACTCCTATATTGATGCCATCTTCAACAACACAGGTACAGTTCAAGTCAACAAGGGAAGATTGAGATTTACCGGCGGTTACACACAGACAGCCGGAACGACTAACATTAGTGGAGGTAGTCTCGCTTTTGAGAATAGTCCCCTCAACCTCCAGGGTGGAACTCTTAACGGAACGGGAACTATCACAGGTAGTGTGTCTAACAGTGGTGGTCAAATCAATCCCGGTAATAACCTAGGCATATTGAACATCACTGGTGACTATAGCCAAACCGCTGCTGGAACACTCAACCTAGAATTAGGTAGTGCCACCAGTTTTGATAAATTCAACATTACTGGTGCAGCAGATTTAGGGGGAATCCTCAAACTGAATTTAACCAGTGGCTATACACCAACTATTGGCACTAAATTCGCAGTTTTAACATACAGTTCTGCCACAACCAAGACCTTTAACACCATTCAAGGCATAGATATCAGCAGCAGTTTGGCATTTGCGCCAACTTCCACAGGCAATAACTTAACCTTAGAAGTAGTAGACCAAGTTAAGGATTTAGGGGCAATTAATTTCTATAATCCTCAATCAGTCACAGACTTTGTAGGTGATACAGACCTATCTGATTTTTATCGCTTCAATGTCACCACAGCCGGCAATGTCCAGGTTAAACTTACCAATCTAACTACAAATGCAGATGTGTGGTTAGTTGATGGACTAGGACGCACCATTGCCAAAGGCACTAAAACTGGAACTGCTGATGAACTGTTCAATTGGGCAGTTGATACCGGAACCTATTACGTCAAAGTTTTCCGACCTGCGGCTGGAAATAACACTAACTACACTTTACAAGTTGCCACCTCAACCGCTTCTTGGCCAGTGCAGTTTGGGACAACTGCTGATGATTGGTCATATAACAACATTAGCACTGATAGCTCAGGCAGTGTTTATGAGAGTGGTCACACTACTGGGAGTTTTCCGGGTAATACCAACCAAGGCGGAAATGATGTTTATATCACCAAGTATAACGCCGATGGCAGCCAAGCCTGGATTAAGCAATTCGGTACATCTGCCAATGATTATACTGGAGGTAATGTTGGTAACGATAGTGCAGGTAACGTTTATACTACAGGCAATACAGAAGGTAGTTTTGCAGGTAGTATCCTCCAGGGAACTTCCGATGCTTTTATTACCAAATATGACACCAACGGTACACAAGTTTGGGTGAAACAGTTTGGTACGGCTGCCCAGGATTATGCCTCTGGTATGAGTGTTGATAGTAGTGGCAATAGCTATATTTCGGGACAGACATGGGGAACTTTTGCAGGGAATATTACCCAGGGAGCTTATGACGCTTTTATCGCCAAATATGACACCAATGGTACACAAACATGGGTGAAACAGTTTGGTACAAGTGCTGATGAATTTGCCACTGGTATTACCCTAGATAGCAGTAATAATATTTATGTTACAGGCTATACCAAAGGTAGTTTCGCAGGCAGTACCAACAAGGGCGGGAATGATGCCTTTGTTAGCAAATATGATGCCAATGGCAATCTAGCCTGGGTAAAACAGCTAGGTACAACTGGCGATGACTACGGCTCGAATCTCACCACCGATAGCACAGGTAATGTCTACATTGCAGGTGTAACCTACGGTGCGCTTAGTGGTAACACCAATAAGGGCAATTCCGATGGCTTTCTGGCGAAATATACTGCCACTGGAACCCTAGCCTGGGTAAAACAGCTAGGTACAACTGGCGATGACTATATCGGCACAGTCAAAACCGATAGCGCAGGTAATATCTATGTAGTTGGAACCACCAACAGCACTTTTTCAGGTAATACTAACCAGGGAGAATATGATGGCTTTTTAGCCAAATACAATACCAGTGGTACTCTTGTTTGGATAAAACAGTTTGGCACTAACTCTTATGATGATTGCAGCGGTTTGAACATTGATAACACTGGTAATATTTACGTAAGTGGGCAAACAAATGGAAGTCTGCCGGGGAAAACTAATCAGGGCGGCTATGATAACTATATAGCCCTCTTCGATACTAATGGCAATCAGTTATCTATTCCCGCGATTCCCGCAGTAATTACCGTTGCAGCTACTGATGCTGATGCTGGGGAAACCGCTACAGGGGTTACTCCTAATCCTGGTACTTTCACCTTAACTCGGACTAATGATTTAACTAAAGCGATTACAGTCAACTACACCCTCAGCGGTTCTGCTACCAACGGCACTGACTACAGCAACCTAACAGGAACCGTCAGTTTTGCAGCAGGTGCAAGCACCGCCATTGTCACCGTCACACCTACAGACGACAACATCTTTGAAGTAACAGAAACCGCTGTCCTCACCCTCACCTCTGGAACTGGCTATATCTTGGGAACTACTAGCAGTGCCACGGTTAATATTACCGACAATGACCCCCAACCTACCATTAGTATTAACGATGTTGCCGTTATTGAAGGTAATAGCGGTACTACTAACGCCACTTTCACTGTCACCCTTTCTAACCCCAGTAGCCAACCTATTACTGTTAACTACGCTACCGCAGACGGCACAGCCACCATTGCTGATTTAGACTATAACGCGGCAAATGCAACCATCAGCTTTGCTCCTGGAGAAATCAGTAAAACAGTGACCATTGCCGTTGTTGGTGATACCAAGAGCGAAAACCCCGAAGCCTTTACCGTTAACCTGAGCAATGTAACTAACGCAACGATTACCAAAGCTACAGGGGTGGGAACTATTACCAATGATGATCTCCCAATTATTACCGTTGCTGCTACCGATAGCGATGCTGGGGAAACAGCTACAGGCATTACTTCCAATCCTGGTGCTTTTACTGTAACTCGTAACGGTGATTTAACCCAAGCCATTACAGTTAACTACACTTTAAGCGGTTCTGCTACCAACGGCACTGACTATAATAGTCTACCTGGAACTATCAACTTTGCGGCTGGTGATAGCACCGCCATTGTCACTGTCACACCTACAGACGACAACATCTTTGAAGGTACAGAAACGGCTATCCTCACCCTAACAACAGGTACAGGTTATGCTCTGGATGTCACCAACAGTGCCACTGTCAATATTGCTGATAATGATGTACCCAGTATTAGCCTAGCTGTATCTCCTGCCAGTGTTACCGAAGATGGACTAAGCAATCTGGTTTACACTTTCACCAGAACCGGAACTACAGCCAATGCTCTCACTGTTAACTATGGTGTTGCGGGATCTGCCATTTTCAACACAGACTATACTCAAACAGGTGCAGATAGCTTTGCTGCAACTACTGGAACAATTACCTTTGCATCGGGAAGCAGTACGGCAACTTTAACTGTTGACCCCACAGCCGATACCACCTTTGAAACTGATGAAACCGTTGTCATCACTGTAGCGACAAGTACGGATTACACCATTGACACCACAACAGCGGTGACAGGAACGATTATCAATGACGATCTTCCAGTCATTAGTATTGCTACTACCGATAGCGATGCTGGGGAAACTGCTACAGGTGTTACTCCTAATCCTGGTATTTTCACCCTGGTAGAGTCGAAGGCGGGTATTATCCCGCGCTCCTCTCTGTTAAATCTGGGCGTGCGACTTTCACCGCACCCAGCTTCCGATGTTCTTAACTTTCGCTTTTGCTCATGTGAATATAGTCGTGGCAGCTTTCATGAATTGCTAGAAGGTTTTTAG
- a CDS encoding type II toxin-antitoxin system HicA family toxin produces MKSISGKKLCKIIERKGWILKKTTGSHHIYEKPDETKIISIPVHRNQDLKSIMKMAELLEDDLIA; encoded by the coding sequence ATGAAATCAATCTCAGGGAAAAAACTATGTAAAATTATTGAGAGAAAAGGTTGGATTCTCAAAAAAACTACAGGTAGTCATCATATTTATGAAAAGCCTGATGAGACTAAAATTATCTCTATTCCTGTACATCGAAATCAAGATTTAAAATCAATAATGAAAATGGCTGAACTATTGGAAGATGATTTAATTGCTTAA
- a CDS encoding type II toxin-antitoxin system HicB family antitoxin, translating into MKIKAIIYPAEEGGYWAEVPALPGCITEGDTMEELVNNLQDAIQGWLEVANEIQKPDPISQIIEIAV; encoded by the coding sequence ATGAAAATCAAAGCTATTATTTATCCTGCTGAAGAAGGTGGTTATTGGGCTGAAGTACCTGCTCTCCCAGGTTGTATAACCGAAGGAGATACAATGGAAGAATTGGTTAATAACCTTCAAGATGCCATACAAGGCTGGTTAGAAGTAGCGAATGAAATCCAAAAACCAGATCCTATCTCACAAATTATTGAAATTGCAGTATGA
- a CDS encoding type II toxin-antitoxin system HicA family toxin: MSKLPQVSGKQCIKALGKAGFYIKRQKGSHIILCRDQPFAEVVIPNHKTLDKGTLRAIIRQAELDVDEFIDLLDG; this comes from the coding sequence ATGAGTAAATTACCTCAAGTTTCAGGAAAACAGTGTATCAAAGCTTTGGGTAAGGCTGGCTTTTATATAAAACGGCAAAAAGGCAGTCATATTATTCTCTGTCGGGATCAACCTTTTGCAGAAGTGGTAATTCCAAATCATAAAACTCTCGATAAAGGAACACTACGAGCAATTATTAGACAAGCAGAATTAGATGTTGATGAATTTATTGATCTGTTAGATGGTTAA
- a CDS encoding type II toxin-antitoxin system HicB family antitoxin: MRQVIIYPGENGYWVAQCPSLPPCISQGETKEEAIANIKEAIELYIELLQEEGRVIPEDQVETVMLAV; the protein is encoded by the coding sequence ATGAGACAAGTAATTATTTATCCTGGTGAAAATGGTTATTGGGTCGCCCAATGTCCCAGTTTACCACCTTGTATTAGTCAAGGGGAAACAAAAGAAGAAGCGATCGCTAATATTAAAGAAGCAATTGAACTGTATATTGAGCTACTTCAAGAAGAAGGTCGTGTTATTCCAGAAGATCAAGTTGAAACGGTAATGCTTGCTGTATGA